A genomic region of uncultured Paludibaculum sp. contains the following coding sequences:
- a CDS encoding histidine kinase has protein sequence MSRRLHDDIGPSLCSAGLMVGLLRSSCTDLDPGHREMLDAVQEALESAVDSVRLLSYQSAPDIERRCGLRKSVELISQGRPVDVTFAAGDPVWTGEQAEGVCRIIGDTLLAWDASARPGRLDIVLEPGAAHLRAPAGGLLTEATLEAVRMIAAWNGLSIDYRDASVSELSVTPGKERQ, from the coding sequence GTGAGCCGCCGGCTGCATGACGACATAGGCCCTTCCCTCTGCTCCGCCGGCCTGATGGTGGGCCTGCTACGCAGTTCCTGCACCGATCTGGATCCGGGTCACCGGGAGATGCTCGATGCAGTGCAGGAGGCTCTGGAGTCCGCTGTGGATTCGGTACGGCTGCTGAGCTACCAATCCGCTCCGGACATTGAACGCCGCTGCGGGCTGCGCAAGTCGGTGGAGTTAATCTCGCAGGGCAGGCCCGTCGATGTGACGTTTGCGGCGGGCGATCCGGTCTGGACGGGGGAGCAGGCGGAAGGGGTTTGCCGTATCATTGGGGATACTCTGCTTGCCTGGGACGCCTCGGCGCGTCCAGGCCGATTGGATATTGTCCTGGAACCAGGCGCCGCACATCTACGCGCCCCGGCCGGCGGGTTGCTGACGGAAGCAACGCTGGAAGCCGTGCGCATGATAGCGGCCTGGAACGGGCTTTCGATTGATTACCGGGACGCCTCGGTATCGGAGCTTTCCGTTACACCCGGCAAGGAACGTCAGTGA
- a CDS encoding type III pantothenate kinase, which produces MLLAIDAGNTNVTIGIFDGPQIITRWRLRTVHDQTPDEWGIKLRSLFALEGLPLEKITGIIAASVVPPLESSLTGMARRYFPVEPMFVTGHTETGLSVLYDNPREVGADRIVNAVAAIAKYGGPCIVVDLGTAITFDAVSANAEYLGGIICPGIGMSIQGLFTRTARLPMVDFRDPGRLIGTNTVVSMQSGLYYGTICMIDGIVERMISEMGPDTKSVATGGQASLITRGSRFVKVADEDLTLEGLRMIWERNRQ; this is translated from the coding sequence ATGTTGCTCGCTATCGACGCAGGGAATACAAACGTCACCATAGGGATCTTCGACGGCCCGCAGATCATCACTCGCTGGCGTTTGCGCACCGTCCACGATCAGACGCCCGACGAGTGGGGGATCAAGCTCCGCAGCCTCTTCGCGCTGGAAGGGCTGCCACTGGAAAAGATCACCGGCATCATCGCCGCCAGCGTCGTTCCACCGCTGGAATCGTCGCTCACGGGGATGGCTCGGCGCTACTTCCCAGTCGAGCCGATGTTTGTCACGGGGCATACGGAGACCGGGTTGAGCGTCCTGTACGACAACCCGCGCGAAGTCGGCGCCGACCGCATTGTCAATGCCGTGGCGGCCATTGCCAAGTACGGCGGGCCATGCATCGTGGTCGACCTCGGCACGGCCATCACCTTCGACGCCGTCAGCGCCAACGCTGAGTATCTAGGCGGCATCATCTGCCCGGGCATCGGCATGTCGATTCAGGGTCTGTTCACGCGGACGGCCCGGTTGCCCATGGTCGACTTCCGGGACCCAGGGAGGCTCATCGGGACCAACACCGTGGTCAGCATGCAGTCGGGCCTCTACTATGGAACGATCTGCATGATCGACGGCATCGTTGAGCGCATGATCTCGGAGATGGGCCCGGACACGAAGTCGGTGGCTACCGGCGGCCAGGCGTCGCTGATTACGCGCGGCTCCAGGTTCGTCAAAGTGGCCGATGAGGATCTTACGCTGGAAGGGCTGCGCATGATCTGGGAGCGGAATCGCCAGTGA
- a CDS encoding thymidine kinase, producing MDFISGHVGWIEVVCGPMFSGKSEELIRRLRRALIARKRVQVFKPVIDIRYSADEIVSHADVRMPSEVVQGPSEILARLDWRTQVVGIDEANFMGQDLVGVAQQLADSGKQVIIAGLDTDYMGRPFPPVPDLLCVAESITKTLAICLRCGNPAKHTQRLVDSSDLIVVGATGMYEARCRHCFDPGAPRQEYLDFTSAKVISPGTPQNG from the coding sequence ATGGACTTTATCTCGGGTCATGTAGGTTGGATCGAGGTGGTTTGCGGTCCGATGTTCTCGGGCAAGAGCGAGGAGCTCATCCGGCGCCTGCGCCGCGCGCTGATCGCCCGCAAACGCGTTCAGGTCTTTAAGCCGGTGATCGACATCCGCTACTCGGCCGATGAGATCGTCAGCCACGCGGACGTCCGCATGCCCAGCGAAGTTGTGCAGGGACCGTCGGAGATTCTCGCGCGGCTCGACTGGCGCACTCAGGTTGTCGGCATCGACGAAGCCAATTTCATGGGGCAGGACCTCGTTGGTGTGGCGCAACAGTTGGCCGACTCCGGCAAGCAGGTGATCATCGCCGGGCTCGACACCGACTACATGGGCCGGCCCTTTCCTCCGGTGCCCGATCTGCTCTGCGTGGCGGAATCCATCACGAAAACCCTGGCCATTTGTCTCCGCTGCGGCAATCCGGCCAAGCACACCCAGAGGCTGGTCGACTCCAGCGATCTCATCGTGGTGGGCGCCACGGGGATGTATGAGGCGCGGTGCCGGCACTGCTTCGATCCTGGCGCCCCCCGCCAGGAGTACCTGGACTTCACCAGTGCCAAAGTCATCTCGCCCGGAACGCCTCAAAACGGATGA
- a CDS encoding FkbM family methyltransferase, giving the protein MKRLLILVLSLAVIAGALLAIHSPLRYWSLVLIGRGSGCTPQRAWAIQAEKEELARVKDRILSRSKLLQKEYKGLELYETPYGNFWSPAGSRFVLPFNLAEEATHIYGTGEQFVHKGDIVLDCGANVGTFARFALDAGAKLVVAIEPAPDNLECLRRNFAKEIGDNRLVIYPKGVWDKDDTLELLVDEDNQAADSFVIHRQGAKAVAKVPLTTIDKMVEELKLDRVDFVKMDIEGAEVKALAGGRATIAKYHPRMSLSVYHQDDHPVEVPKGVLAAWSGYTTECGPCNATGDRVRPDIMYFH; this is encoded by the coding sequence GTGAAACGCCTCTTGATCCTCGTCCTGTCGCTTGCCGTGATTGCGGGCGCGCTGCTGGCCATCCATTCGCCGCTGCGCTACTGGTCTCTTGTTTTGATTGGCCGCGGGTCAGGTTGCACGCCCCAGCGGGCCTGGGCGATTCAGGCGGAAAAAGAGGAACTGGCGCGCGTCAAGGACCGGATTCTGAGCCGTTCCAAACTCCTGCAGAAAGAGTACAAGGGGCTGGAACTCTACGAGACGCCCTACGGGAATTTCTGGTCTCCGGCCGGCAGCCGTTTTGTCCTGCCGTTCAACCTGGCCGAGGAGGCGACCCACATCTACGGCACCGGCGAGCAGTTCGTCCACAAGGGGGATATCGTTCTCGACTGCGGGGCGAACGTTGGCACCTTCGCACGGTTTGCTTTGGATGCGGGCGCCAAACTGGTGGTCGCAATCGAACCCGCGCCCGACAACCTGGAATGCCTACGCCGGAACTTCGCCAAGGAGATCGGAGACAACCGTCTGGTGATCTACCCAAAAGGCGTCTGGGATAAGGACGACACACTGGAGTTGCTGGTGGACGAGGACAATCAGGCGGCCGACAGCTTTGTCATCCATCGCCAGGGAGCCAAAGCCGTAGCCAAGGTGCCGCTCACGACCATCGACAAAATGGTGGAGGAGCTCAAGTTGGACCGTGTCGACTTCGTCAAAATGGACATCGAAGGCGCGGAAGTGAAGGCGCTTGCGGGCGGCCGGGCCACCATAGCGAAGTACCACCCGCGGATGTCGCTGTCGGTGTATCACCAGGACGATCATCCGGTAGAAGTACCTAAGGGAGTCCTGGCGGCCTGGTCAGGCTACACGACAGAATGCGGGCCGTGCAATGCGACTGGCGACCGCGTCCGCCCGGACATCATGTACTTTCATTAA
- a CDS encoding valine--tRNA ligase has product MQLDKVYEPQRFEPHWAQWWIDRGFFHAPSSKHEGRDMFSLVIPPPNVTGNLHIGHMLEHTEIDVTTRWHRMKGDQTLWLPGQDHAGIATQMVVERALKASENITRHDLGREEFVKRVWQWKEQYGGTIINQMKRMGDSCDWSRNRFTLDEGLSRAVRETFVRLYEKGLIYRGEYMVNWCPQCHTALSDLEVVHEETQGNLWHIQYPVKDMPGRFVTVATTRPETMLGDTAVCVNPEDDRYFDLHGKSVILPLTGREIPVICDELADPKFGTGVVKVTPAHDPNDFEAGKRHNLPHVKVIGLNGEMTAEAGAYAGLDRFEARKRVLADLDAQGLLVQTAAHQLSIGRCQRCKTIVEPLVSKQWFCRMKPLAEPAIKAVEEGRIVFVPENWSKTYYEWMYNIRDWCVSRQLWWGHRIPAWHCGECGEVSVSREDLTACPKCASKNITQDPDVLDTWFSSGLWPFSTLGWPDKTPELAAYYPTTLLITGFDILFFWVARMIMLGIECMGDVPFRTVYIHGLVRDAERQKMSKTKGNTVDPLIVTEQYGTDAVRFALLRGAAPGTDIVLSEERMVSSRAFCNKIWNAARFIFLQMEKVGVDGLELKSLATHVAPAERIEGVLPLEDRWIFHRLNETAAKIHAAQENFRYHEVADLIWGFLWDEFCDWYLEVKKFRIQQGEHTNAHLRNLLTVFEFALRLLHPVMPFLTEELWQRLLKKCDSLPESICLAAFPQALESTADAQGAAAFALLQEMTVAARGLRADQKLDPKATQDGFLYPANETAAMLGATELPLLQALTNTKFEVGAAGTERAAGASRATNDFEMVLKLSGAQVDAVRGRLVKEIEQLQKVIQNSQKQLGSEAFVAKAPAHVIDGIRSKMADYEAQLVKSQAALADLGA; this is encoded by the coding sequence ATGCAGCTTGATAAAGTCTATGAGCCTCAGCGGTTTGAACCGCACTGGGCCCAGTGGTGGATTGACCGTGGATTCTTCCATGCGCCCTCGTCCAAACACGAGGGCCGCGATATGTTCTCCCTCGTGATCCCGCCGCCGAACGTGACCGGCAACCTCCACATCGGTCACATGCTGGAGCACACCGAGATCGATGTCACCACGCGCTGGCACCGCATGAAGGGCGACCAGACGCTGTGGCTGCCTGGTCAGGACCACGCCGGCATCGCGACACAGATGGTGGTGGAGCGCGCCCTGAAGGCGTCGGAGAACATCACCCGCCACGACTTGGGCCGGGAAGAGTTCGTCAAGCGGGTGTGGCAGTGGAAAGAGCAGTACGGCGGCACCATCATCAACCAGATGAAACGCATGGGCGACTCGTGCGACTGGTCGCGCAACCGCTTCACGTTGGACGAGGGTCTGTCGCGTGCCGTGCGCGAGACGTTCGTGCGGCTGTATGAAAAGGGCCTGATCTATCGCGGCGAGTACATGGTGAACTGGTGCCCGCAGTGCCACACAGCGCTGTCGGACCTGGAAGTGGTGCACGAAGAGACGCAGGGCAACCTGTGGCACATCCAGTATCCGGTGAAGGACATGCCCGGCCGCTTCGTGACCGTGGCGACCACGCGTCCCGAGACGATGCTGGGCGATACCGCGGTGTGCGTGAATCCGGAAGACGACCGCTACTTCGACCTGCACGGCAAGAGCGTGATCCTGCCGCTGACCGGCCGCGAGATCCCCGTGATCTGCGACGAACTGGCCGATCCGAAGTTCGGCACGGGTGTGGTGAAGGTCACGCCGGCGCACGATCCGAACGATTTCGAAGCCGGGAAGCGCCACAACCTGCCGCACGTGAAGGTGATCGGGCTCAATGGCGAGATGACCGCGGAGGCCGGAGCCTATGCGGGGCTCGACCGCTTTGAGGCGCGCAAGCGCGTGCTGGCCGATCTTGATGCACAGGGCCTGCTGGTGCAGACCGCCGCGCATCAGTTGAGCATTGGCCGCTGCCAGCGCTGCAAGACCATCGTGGAGCCACTGGTGTCGAAGCAGTGGTTCTGCAGGATGAAGCCCCTGGCCGAACCGGCCATCAAGGCTGTGGAAGAGGGCCGCATCGTCTTTGTGCCGGAGAACTGGTCGAAGACCTACTACGAGTGGATGTACAACATCCGCGACTGGTGCGTGTCGCGGCAGTTGTGGTGGGGTCACCGCATTCCGGCCTGGCATTGCGGCGAGTGCGGCGAAGTTTCGGTGTCGCGGGAAGACCTGACGGCGTGTCCGAAGTGCGCGTCCAAGAACATCACCCAGGATCCCGATGTGCTGGATACGTGGTTCTCCAGCGGGCTGTGGCCGTTCTCGACGCTCGGCTGGCCGGACAAGACTCCGGAACTGGCTGCGTATTACCCGACGACCCTGCTGATCACCGGCTTCGACATCCTGTTCTTCTGGGTGGCGCGCATGATCATGCTCGGCATCGAGTGCATGGGCGACGTGCCGTTCCGGACTGTGTACATCCACGGCCTGGTGCGCGACGCCGAGCGGCAGAAGATGTCGAAGACGAAGGGCAACACGGTGGATCCGCTCATCGTGACGGAGCAGTACGGCACCGACGCGGTGCGCTTCGCGCTGCTGCGTGGGGCGGCTCCGGGCACTGACATCGTGTTGAGTGAAGAACGCATGGTGAGCTCGCGCGCGTTCTGCAACAAGATCTGGAACGCGGCGCGCTTCATCTTCCTGCAGATGGAGAAGGTGGGCGTCGACGGGCTGGAACTGAAGAGTTTGGCGACGCACGTGGCTCCGGCGGAACGGATTGAGGGCGTGCTGCCGCTGGAGGATCGCTGGATCTTCCACCGCCTGAACGAGACGGCGGCGAAGATTCACGCGGCGCAAGAGAACTTCCGTTATCACGAAGTGGCCGACCTCATCTGGGGCTTCCTCTGGGATGAGTTCTGCGACTGGTATCTGGAAGTGAAGAAGTTCCGCATCCAGCAGGGCGAGCATACGAATGCGCACCTGAGGAACCTGCTCACGGTGTTTGAATTCGCGCTGCGGCTGCTGCATCCGGTGATGCCGTTCCTGACCGAGGAGTTGTGGCAGCGGCTGCTGAAGAAGTGCGACAGCCTGCCGGAGTCCATTTGCCTGGCGGCGTTCCCGCAGGCGCTGGAATCGACGGCGGATGCGCAGGGCGCGGCGGCGTTTGCCCTGCTGCAGGAGATGACGGTGGCGGCGCGAGGCCTGCGGGCCGACCAGAAGCTGGATCCGAAGGCCACGCAGGACGGGTTCCTGTATCCGGCCAACGAGACGGCTGCGATGCTGGGCGCGACCGAGCTTCCGCTGTTGCAGGCCCTGACGAATACGAAGTTCGAAGTGGGTGCGGCCGGGACGGAGCGCGCGGCCGGCGCTTCGCGCGCCACCAACGACTTCGAAATGGTGTTGAAGCTGAGCGGCGCTCAGGTCGACGCCGTGCGCGGACGCCTGGTGAAGGAGATCGAGCAACTGCAGAAGGTGATTCAGAACAGCCAGAAGCAACTGGGCTCCGAGGCGTTCGTGGCCAAGGCTCCGGCGCATGTCATCGACGGCATCCGGTCAAAGATGGCCGACTATGAGGCGCAGCTCGTGAAAAGCCAGGCAGCTCTGGCGGACCTGGGGGCCTGA
- a CDS encoding transketolase C-terminal domain-containing protein, whose amino-acid sequence MPAKVKYELKLGAATREAFGKTLAALGHENPNVVVGDADLTKSTMTTYFAKEFPERMFECGIAEANMVAIGAGLALSGKIPFVSSFSAFVMTKGFEQLRCLVAYPNVNLKVVGTHSGISIGEDGPSQMSMEDLALACALPNFTVLSPADEVATAWAVRWAAAHQGPVFIRTGRVKVPIVYPADATFEIGKAVELVGGSDVTLIATGLVVAEAIRASEQLEAEGISARVLDIHTVKPIDEEAIGRAAAETGALVVAEEHLVDSGLGVRVAQAAAKTHPAPIEFVGLTDFAESGSPDELLDKYGMRAVNIAAAARRVLARKK is encoded by the coding sequence ATGCCGGCCAAAGTGAAATACGAACTCAAACTGGGTGCCGCCACGCGCGAAGCGTTCGGCAAGACGCTGGCCGCCCTGGGACATGAGAATCCTAACGTCGTCGTGGGTGATGCGGACCTGACGAAGTCGACCATGACCACCTACTTCGCCAAGGAGTTCCCCGAACGCATGTTTGAGTGCGGCATCGCCGAAGCAAACATGGTGGCCATCGGAGCGGGCTTGGCCCTATCCGGCAAGATTCCGTTCGTTTCGAGCTTCTCCGCCTTTGTCATGACCAAGGGCTTCGAGCAGCTCCGCTGCCTGGTGGCCTATCCGAACGTCAATCTCAAAGTTGTGGGCACCCACAGCGGCATCTCGATTGGCGAGGACGGTCCGTCCCAGATGAGCATGGAGGATCTGGCGCTGGCCTGCGCGCTGCCGAACTTCACCGTGCTTAGTCCCGCCGACGAAGTCGCCACCGCCTGGGCGGTCCGGTGGGCAGCGGCCCATCAAGGTCCCGTATTTATCCGCACGGGCCGCGTCAAGGTGCCCATTGTCTATCCGGCCGACGCCACTTTCGAGATCGGCAAGGCCGTGGAACTGGTTGGCGGCAGCGACGTGACCCTCATCGCCACCGGACTGGTGGTGGCGGAGGCGATTCGCGCGTCGGAACAGCTGGAAGCAGAAGGAATCTCAGCCCGCGTGCTGGATATCCACACCGTCAAGCCTATCGACGAGGAGGCCATTGGCCGGGCCGCGGCGGAGACTGGCGCGTTAGTGGTAGCCGAAGAGCATCTGGTGGACAGCGGTCTGGGTGTGCGCGTGGCGCAGGCCGCGGCCAAGACCCATCCGGCGCCCATCGAGTTTGTCGGGCTGACCGATTTTGCGGAATCCGGCTCCCCCGATGAGTTACTGGATAAGTACGGTATGCGCGCCGTCAATATCGCGGCCGCCGCCCGCCGCGTCCTGGCTCGCAAGAAATAG
- a CDS encoding transketolase, which produces MQRTQNPSELSSIARQVRRHILTMVTAAKSGHPGGSLSATEILVTLYWDVLRHDPANPKWPERDRFILSKGHAAPVLYSVMAECGYTPVETLNTLRKLGSIYQGHPDVRFIPALEASTGSLGEGLSVALGMGLAAKLDNSPSRAYVVLGDGEIQEGQIWEAAMFGSFHKVDNVCAIVDYNGIQLDGFVKDIMDLSPLADKWRAFGWHTLEIDGHDISALQKAFAEAAATKGKPTCIVAHTVKGKGVSFMENNPKWHGVAPKPEELELALKELA; this is translated from the coding sequence ATGCAGCGCACGCAGAACCCCTCTGAGCTATCCTCCATAGCGCGCCAGGTCAGGCGCCATATCCTAACAATGGTCACAGCCGCCAAATCGGGCCACCCTGGTGGTTCTCTGTCGGCGACGGAAATCCTGGTCACCTTGTACTGGGACGTGCTTCGCCACGATCCAGCCAATCCCAAGTGGCCCGAACGGGATCGGTTCATCCTCTCCAAGGGGCACGCGGCCCCCGTTTTGTACTCCGTGATGGCCGAGTGCGGCTATACCCCGGTGGAGACGCTGAACACGCTGAGGAAGCTCGGCTCCATCTATCAGGGGCATCCGGATGTCCGGTTCATTCCCGCGCTGGAGGCCTCGACAGGATCTCTGGGCGAGGGCTTGAGTGTGGCGTTGGGCATGGGGCTTGCGGCCAAGCTGGACAACTCTCCGTCCCGTGCCTATGTGGTACTTGGCGACGGGGAAATCCAGGAGGGCCAGATCTGGGAAGCCGCCATGTTTGGATCGTTCCACAAGGTCGACAACGTCTGCGCGATCGTCGACTACAACGGGATCCAATTGGATGGGTTCGTCAAAGACATCATGGACCTGTCGCCGCTGGCCGACAAATGGCGCGCCTTCGGTTGGCACACCCTGGAGATCGACGGCCACGACATTTCCGCGCTGCAGAAGGCGTTTGCGGAAGCCGCGGCTACCAAGGGCAAACCCACCTGCATCGTGGCGCACACCGTAAAGGGCAAGGGCGTCAGCTTCATGGAGAACAACCCGAAGTGGCACGGCGTCGCCCCCAAGCCGGAAGAACTGGAACTTGCACTGAAGGAGCTTGCGTAA
- the nadC gene encoding carboxylating nicotinate-nucleotide diphosphorylase, producing the protein MDFDITHSQVMNAVARAMEEDIGLGDITSELTVPGAQQASGAFFAREPMVVAGIELLEVVYGLGGDGVKLEILKASGSRVEPGDCLARVHGHARTLLRCERTALNFVQRLSGVATLASQFSQAVAGTKCKVLDTRKTTPGLRILEKMAAAAGGVTNHRMGLFDAILIKNNHITAAGGVRAALEAVKGQPVPVEIEVRTMEELDEALACGATRLLLDNLTPDEARQWIAHINGRATVELSGGITLETVRAYAEAGADYVSSGSITHSARAMDINFRLTLA; encoded by the coding sequence ATGGACTTCGACATTACGCATTCACAGGTGATGAACGCCGTGGCGCGGGCGATGGAGGAAGACATCGGCCTCGGTGACATTACCAGTGAACTCACAGTGCCCGGCGCGCAACAGGCGTCGGGTGCGTTCTTTGCCCGCGAGCCGATGGTGGTGGCGGGCATCGAGCTTCTCGAAGTGGTTTACGGTCTGGGTGGCGACGGCGTCAAGCTGGAGATTCTGAAGGCCAGCGGATCCAGAGTGGAGCCGGGTGACTGCCTGGCGCGCGTCCACGGCCATGCCCGCACGCTGTTGCGCTGTGAGCGGACGGCCTTGAACTTTGTGCAAAGGCTGAGCGGCGTCGCCACGCTGGCGTCGCAGTTCAGCCAGGCGGTGGCCGGCACCAAGTGCAAAGTGCTGGACACACGCAAGACCACGCCGGGCTTGCGCATTCTGGAGAAAATGGCGGCCGCGGCCGGCGGTGTGACGAACCATCGCATGGGTTTGTTCGACGCGATTCTCATCAAGAACAACCACATCACGGCGGCCGGCGGGGTACGCGCGGCTCTTGAGGCCGTGAAGGGACAGCCGGTTCCGGTCGAGATCGAAGTGCGGACGATGGAAGAGCTCGACGAGGCGCTGGCCTGCGGCGCAACGCGTCTGCTGCTCGACAACCTGACGCCCGACGAGGCGCGCCAGTGGATCGCCCATATCAACGGACGAGCGACGGTGGAGCTCTCCGGCGGCATCACGCTGGAGACCGTGCGAGCGTACGCCGAGGCGGGTGCGGATTACGTTTCCAGCGGCTCGATCACGCATTCGGCGCGGGCAATGGATATCAATTTCCGGTTAACCCTGGCATGA
- a CDS encoding biotin--[acetyl-CoA-carboxylase] ligase, with translation MRHIEWHESIDSTMHRAAELASEGCPAGTIVGADAQTAGQGRLGRDWHSPEGGLYFTMVLRPKVEMRDLPVVTMAIGVAVADALQMFAGVSVDLRWPNDVMVGDRKLVGILAQWHAGAVLAGIGLNVSQSEFPGDVKNIATSLARETDRVHNKQVLLKAIAASVDTHVEILETSGVTAILRLFANASTYVSGKRVKVELPGGAVTGTTAGLTPAGFLLLRKDDGEEITITAGGVRPI, from the coding sequence ATGAGACACATCGAGTGGCACGAGAGCATCGATTCGACGATGCACCGCGCGGCGGAGCTGGCGTCCGAGGGGTGCCCGGCAGGCACCATCGTTGGGGCCGATGCTCAGACGGCAGGGCAGGGCAGGTTGGGCCGCGACTGGCACTCGCCGGAGGGCGGCCTGTACTTCACGATGGTCCTGCGGCCCAAGGTGGAGATGCGCGACCTGCCTGTAGTCACCATGGCCATTGGCGTGGCGGTGGCGGATGCGTTGCAGATGTTCGCGGGCGTGAGTGTGGACCTACGCTGGCCGAACGACGTCATGGTGGGCGACCGCAAGCTGGTGGGCATCCTCGCGCAATGGCACGCCGGAGCGGTGCTGGCGGGTATTGGTCTCAATGTCAGTCAATCCGAGTTTCCAGGCGATGTGAAGAACATTGCGACATCGCTGGCCCGGGAGACGGACCGGGTCCACAACAAACAGGTGTTGTTGAAGGCAATCGCGGCCTCGGTGGATACGCATGTGGAGATTCTGGAGACCAGCGGTGTCACGGCGATTCTGCGGCTGTTCGCCAATGCATCGACCTACGTGTCGGGCAAGCGGGTAAAGGTGGAACTGCCCGGCGGCGCCGTGACCGGCACGACGGCGGGTCTGACACCAGCCGGCTTCCTGCTGCTGCGCAAGGACGACGGCGAGGAGATCACGATCACCGCCGGCGGCGTGCGGCCTATCTGA
- the hemB gene encoding porphobilinogen synthase, with translation MPFPTQRPRRLRSSESMRRLVRETSLEPSDFILPLFAVEGEGIRKEITSMPGNYQLSIEEIVKECEECAALGIGGVILFGIPDHKDEEASGAYAEDGIVQRTVRAIKQSVSGLLVVTDVCNCEYTSHGHCGKIVDGDVDNDISLGWLARSAVSHARAGADIVAPSDMMDGRVAAIRAALDMSGFPKTPILSYAAKYASVFYGPFREAAESAPQFGDRRSYQMDPPNAMEAMREIALDLDEGADMIMVKPAMPYLDIIRMAKDRFDAPLAAYQVSGEFSMIMAAARNGWIDEQRAMMESLVGIRRAGADFILTYFAKPAARLLG, from the coding sequence ATGCCCTTCCCGACGCAACGTCCCCGCCGCCTTCGTTCCAGCGAATCCATGCGCCGTCTGGTGCGCGAAACCAGCTTGGAACCGTCAGATTTCATCCTGCCTCTGTTCGCGGTGGAAGGTGAGGGTATCCGGAAAGAGATCACCTCCATGCCGGGGAACTACCAGTTGTCCATCGAGGAGATCGTGAAGGAGTGCGAGGAGTGCGCCGCGTTGGGCATCGGCGGCGTGATTCTATTTGGCATTCCCGACCACAAGGATGAGGAAGCCTCCGGGGCGTACGCCGAAGACGGGATCGTGCAGCGGACGGTGCGGGCCATCAAACAATCCGTGTCCGGATTGCTAGTGGTCACCGACGTCTGCAATTGTGAATACACCAGCCACGGCCACTGCGGAAAGATTGTGGACGGAGACGTTGACAATGACATTTCGCTGGGATGGCTCGCACGATCAGCGGTCTCGCATGCCCGCGCCGGAGCCGATATTGTGGCGCCTTCCGACATGATGGACGGGCGTGTGGCCGCCATTCGGGCCGCATTGGATATGTCCGGCTTCCCCAAGACGCCGATTCTGAGCTACGCCGCCAAGTATGCCAGCGTCTTCTATGGTCCGTTCCGGGAAGCGGCCGAATCTGCTCCCCAGTTCGGGGACCGCCGCAGCTATCAGATGGATCCTCCGAATGCGATGGAGGCGATGCGCGAGATCGCCCTCGACCTGGATGAGGGCGCGGACATGATCATGGTGAAGCCGGCGATGCCGTACCTCGACATTATCCGGATGGCCAAGGACAGATTCGATGCGCCACTGGCGGCGTACCAGGTCTCGGGCGAGTTCAGCATGATCATGGCGGCTGCGCGCAACGGCTGGATTGACGAACAAAGAGCGATGATGGAGTCGCTGGTCGGGATCCGGCGGGCCGGAGCCGACTTCATCCTTACCTACTTCGCCAAGCCCGCCGCGCGGCTCCTGGGGTGA
- a CDS encoding PEP-CTERM sorting domain-containing protein, with amino-acid sequence MKLFFGPLIASVALSAVSFAAPLVFNETFSTSSTAIASTSTNGVYVAAPAQTTPTSAYTRTVFAKKTGNAGLGLMQAYVDTGEFTISAGSSVFGIAGAVYDLGTAADLTGSPAGFSIDWVFSDNPGGTLTFFITSNATPTDLTGIANIVNGASGVAWKSFTTLTSAPQSFSTTISAILAANNNGVDIANITGFGFFWDTPMAQDSTFDNFAVTGVPEPGTYALMGAGLAALALLRRRK; translated from the coding sequence ATGAAGTTGTTTTTTGGTCCGCTGATAGCGAGCGTTGCGCTAAGCGCGGTGTCCTTCGCGGCCCCGCTTGTGTTCAACGAAACCTTCAGCACCAGCAGCACAGCAATCGCCAGCACCAGTACCAACGGCGTCTACGTGGCGGCTCCGGCCCAAACCACCCCGACAAGTGCCTACACGCGAACGGTCTTCGCGAAGAAAACGGGAAACGCCGGCCTTGGCTTGATGCAAGCGTACGTGGACACGGGCGAGTTCACCATCTCTGCCGGCAGCAGTGTGTTCGGAATTGCCGGCGCCGTGTATGACCTCGGCACCGCAGCCGACCTTACCGGTTCACCCGCTGGCTTCAGCATCGACTGGGTGTTCTCGGACAATCCCGGCGGCACGCTAACCTTTTTCATCACCAGCAACGCAACTCCGACGGATCTCACTGGGATCGCGAACATCGTCAACGGAGCCTCCGGTGTCGCATGGAAATCGTTTACTACCCTGACGAGCGCGCCGCAGAGTTTTTCGACCACCATCTCCGCCATTCTGGCCGCCAACAATAACGGCGTGGACATCGCCAACATCACGGGATTCGGCTTCTTCTGGGATACTCCGATGGCCCAGGATTCCACGTTTGACAACTTCGCAGTCACCGGCGTTCCCGAGCCCGGCACCTACGCCCTGATGGGCGCCGGTCTCGCCGCTCTGGCCCTCCTCCGCCGCCGGAAGTAG